The following are from one region of the Natronosporangium hydrolyticum genome:
- a CDS encoding polymorphic toxin-type HINT domain-containing protein: MTSVLGRLPKRAGYALAVLMLAEMVVAVPAAEAAESQSALQLPELRTDESVAMTALEAAGSGWVDPSADQVWEQGVAAASVPEPAVSVFDLGAGWSASEQRDDEGPVRVRALSSHPAWGGDRASGTARVELFDQATAEAAGVAGVLFEVTPSGSGMAEMLVDYGEFAALYGGGWASRLQLLELPACAATTPQAAECLAVRPVEARNEVSEQRLSASIQLDQQSDADDGAGSGRVFAVTALASSQGAGDYRATDLEPTGSWTAGGHDGAFTYAYPLRVPPANGPVPSVALTYSSASHDGRTSGRNSQASWAGDGWTYEPGFIERSYKPCSLDEDGSNNPQATGDQCWDGDGASVTMSLNGTNTTLVLDDATGVWRASVDTNWRIELLGSPASHSSPTSERWRVTTPDGTQYYFAGEAAASSSRWTMPVFGNHPGEPCRQSAFEDSSCRQAYRWMVDKVVDVHGNMVRYFYATTTGHYGAAGDSNNRVGYHRAGRLVRIEYGLRDGQSSVPATARVLFDTEYRCFDDCGSASNPEEENWPDTPWDLHCDSAPCTTQLSPVFFSTDRLNRVRTEVRDGSGFRQVDSWDLEHEFKDYGDDEQVTLWLKSIRHTGHVGGEASLPKLEFGGEALPNRVDAAPGVPVMWRWRMSSIKTETGSVVTVGYDDPQCTPGNLPSNAHSNSMRCYPVRWTPEFHTEPIQDWFHKYVVTSVVETDTTGGMPAVETYYQYATSGGGTSVLWAFDDSEFTEDEHRTYNQWRGFAQVTTRVGDPAQPQTRTRSRFYRGMHGQPLPSGGTRSVSLTDAEGNTVTDHEALAGRVWENLSYDGSTVVEGATYEFWRRRTARRDRDHDGGSVDAWLTGLTVEKSRTRLTSSAWQRTETRTSFDNEGRVTQVNSLGDVAHSGDEYCERIEYAPNSSVWIRNTVKRSETVAVPCGTSPSRPDDVVSDTLTFYDGSNTHGATPSKGLATRVDVLDDWDSGPVYVTTVRTSHDPLGRAVEATDALERTSTTSYTPAGPGPLVEQTTTNPLGHQSTTELEPAWGAPVATVEPNGRRTDLAYDPMGRSTSVWLPGRNKGSQSPNLQFEYLVRDNAPSAVTTQTMNHAGDYVVQVMLFDSLLRERQIQAETADHGRLVTETVYDTQGRVEEDFGPNYNDDPPDTTIVRAREDESARRFEYLYDGASRPTAEIFYNKHEERWRTTTSYGGTSSGFMVTVQPPDGAPASATITDARGRITQRRTYQSNTPGGSYDALTYDYSPAGRLETMTDQAGNQWTWQHDLRGRETAAHDPDAGTTTTEYDAAGQVVSTTDARGQTTINSYDDLGRQVTRHTGSGTLLADWEYDTAIGGIGLPAKATRWHDGEAYVTETYAYNALGLSALEAITLPQAEGELAGWHWVSQNYYPNGQSSGIGFQSAGDVEGGGLARFYDHVGNPDQLIFHGDDNGTTVIVDQASYTPFNEIQSRVLGSSGGRQAGHAFAYEEDTRRLERTAFTREASIPFVADVRYTYDDAGNVLSIADVPEGLPGNHELQCFEYDHNRRLIEAWAQGDTEQCASTPSMNVLGGPAPYWHSYDHDTTGNRTSETLRKPNTSPVTRTYSYPQAGQSQPHTLQQVTTNSGAGQDITYTYDQAGNTTSRDVDGHVQTLEWDAEGRIESVDDGGDTIRMVYDADGSRLIRDDGDQVTAYLPHTELTWNKTTDTLDATRYFTHNGQVVATCTGSDVADWVWMGADHHGTTTTHAVNAFTAVEQVRRMDPYGNPRGPAPHAWPGQQSFVGGIEDPTGLIHIGARSYDPTTGRFLSADPIIALDDDQQINGYAYAHNNPITHTDPTGLFTSVNGVPCIDGDCSYHNPDGSVKNRDQCKATGGCGRGPGSSTAARGSSGNSIGAGGGGGSGGPPAAAAYDPDVIRAQEIKEQSLLDVILVAGGEILMEFFGINDILDCVQKGDIGACAWALVGALPWGKVLKAKKIIGSFWDAGKAVMRWRDNTRWADDVLRRAEKCSVNSFLPGTAVLLANGQTTPIEDVEVGDLVLATDPETGQTEAKQVIATIFGDGDKALVEVTIDIVGPTTTEATMTVVATDGHPFWVASTQQWLDASDLQEGQWLQTAAGTQAQITSTEQYTTTADVYNLTVADIHTYYVIAGDTPILVHNCNTWSGSNRLAEKHKKHGTEMGAQSEREYAEGAIDLTCLCDGGRPGVVRRTNSVSGKTYHYDPQTGEFAITHGQHGILNYYNLDGGMKSFNGLPGDLN, translated from the coding sequence ATGACAAGTGTGCTCGGTCGTCTCCCGAAGCGGGCGGGTTACGCGCTTGCGGTGCTGATGCTCGCCGAGATGGTGGTGGCGGTGCCGGCGGCTGAGGCTGCGGAATCGCAGTCGGCTCTTCAACTGCCGGAGCTGCGTACCGATGAGTCGGTGGCGATGACTGCGCTGGAGGCCGCGGGCTCTGGGTGGGTTGACCCGTCGGCGGATCAGGTGTGGGAGCAGGGCGTGGCAGCCGCGAGCGTTCCGGAACCTGCGGTATCGGTGTTCGATCTCGGTGCGGGCTGGTCGGCTTCTGAGCAGCGCGACGATGAAGGGCCGGTACGAGTGCGTGCGCTGTCCTCGCATCCAGCGTGGGGAGGTGACCGCGCATCCGGTACGGCGCGGGTAGAGCTGTTCGACCAGGCGACCGCCGAGGCGGCCGGCGTGGCGGGGGTGCTGTTTGAGGTGACTCCGAGCGGGTCGGGCATGGCCGAGATGTTGGTGGACTATGGGGAGTTCGCTGCCTTGTACGGAGGCGGGTGGGCGTCGCGGCTCCAACTGTTGGAGTTGCCAGCCTGCGCGGCCACAACTCCGCAGGCGGCGGAGTGTCTAGCGGTGCGTCCGGTGGAGGCCCGTAACGAGGTGTCTGAGCAGCGGTTGTCGGCTTCGATTCAGCTCGACCAGCAGAGCGACGCTGATGATGGGGCTGGATCGGGGCGGGTTTTCGCGGTGACAGCGTTGGCGTCATCGCAGGGCGCCGGTGACTACCGAGCGACGGACCTGGAGCCAACCGGGTCGTGGACGGCGGGCGGGCACGACGGGGCGTTCACGTATGCGTACCCGTTGCGGGTGCCGCCGGCCAACGGGCCGGTGCCGTCGGTGGCGTTGACCTACTCCAGCGCGTCGCACGACGGGCGGACCAGCGGCCGGAACAGCCAAGCGTCGTGGGCCGGTGACGGCTGGACGTATGAGCCAGGGTTTATCGAGCGGTCGTACAAGCCCTGTTCGTTGGATGAGGATGGCAGCAACAACCCGCAGGCAACCGGAGACCAGTGTTGGGACGGTGACGGCGCCAGCGTGACGATGTCGCTCAATGGCACCAACACCACCCTGGTCTTGGATGATGCGACCGGGGTATGGCGGGCGAGCGTGGACACCAACTGGCGTATCGAGTTGTTGGGGTCGCCGGCCTCCCACAGTAGTCCGACGAGTGAGCGGTGGCGGGTGACGACGCCGGATGGTACGCAGTACTACTTCGCCGGGGAGGCTGCCGCGTCGAGTTCGCGGTGGACGATGCCGGTGTTCGGGAACCATCCGGGTGAGCCGTGTCGTCAAAGCGCGTTCGAGGATTCGTCGTGTCGGCAGGCGTACCGGTGGATGGTGGACAAGGTCGTAGATGTGCACGGCAACATGGTCCGTTACTTCTACGCCACCACCACGGGGCATTATGGTGCGGCTGGTGACTCGAACAATCGGGTGGGGTATCACCGGGCTGGCCGCCTGGTCCGGATCGAGTATGGGCTACGTGACGGGCAGTCGAGCGTGCCGGCGACCGCCCGGGTGCTGTTCGATACTGAATATCGGTGTTTTGACGACTGCGGATCTGCGTCCAATCCGGAGGAGGAGAACTGGCCGGACACTCCCTGGGATCTGCACTGTGACTCCGCCCCGTGCACGACGCAGTTGTCGCCAGTGTTCTTCTCGACCGATCGGCTGAACCGGGTCCGCACGGAGGTTCGTGACGGTAGCGGGTTTCGGCAGGTGGACTCCTGGGATTTGGAGCATGAGTTCAAAGATTACGGCGATGACGAGCAGGTGACGTTGTGGCTTAAGTCGATTCGCCACACCGGCCACGTGGGGGGTGAGGCGTCGCTGCCAAAGCTGGAGTTCGGCGGGGAGGCGTTGCCGAACCGGGTGGATGCCGCGCCGGGGGTGCCGGTGATGTGGCGGTGGCGCATGTCGTCGATCAAGACTGAGACCGGTTCTGTCGTCACCGTCGGCTACGACGACCCACAATGCACGCCAGGCAACCTTCCCAGCAACGCGCACAGTAACTCGATGCGGTGTTATCCGGTCCGGTGGACCCCGGAGTTTCACACCGAGCCGATCCAGGACTGGTTCCACAAGTATGTGGTGACCTCGGTAGTGGAGACCGACACCACCGGTGGGATGCCGGCGGTGGAGACCTACTACCAGTACGCCACCTCTGGTGGCGGCACATCGGTGCTGTGGGCGTTCGACGACTCCGAGTTCACCGAGGATGAGCACCGCACCTACAACCAGTGGCGTGGGTTCGCGCAAGTCACCACCCGGGTGGGTGATCCGGCGCAGCCGCAGACCCGTACCCGCAGCCGGTTCTACCGCGGCATGCATGGCCAGCCGCTCCCCTCGGGTGGTACCCGCAGTGTCAGTCTTACGGATGCGGAGGGTAATACCGTCACCGACCATGAGGCGCTAGCCGGTCGGGTGTGGGAGAACCTGTCTTACGACGGGTCAACCGTGGTCGAAGGTGCGACGTATGAGTTCTGGCGGCGCCGGACCGCCCGTCGGGACCGGGACCACGACGGCGGCAGCGTAGACGCGTGGTTGACCGGCCTGACGGTGGAGAAGTCCCGTACCCGGCTGACCTCGTCTGCGTGGCAGCGCACCGAGACCCGCACCAGCTTCGACAACGAAGGCCGGGTCACCCAGGTAAACAGCCTCGGCGACGTAGCCCACTCGGGTGACGAGTACTGCGAACGTATCGAGTATGCGCCTAACAGCAGCGTGTGGATCCGAAACACGGTCAAGCGGTCGGAGACGGTCGCGGTGCCCTGCGGCACGTCACCGTCGCGGCCAGACGATGTTGTCTCCGACACCCTCACGTTTTACGACGGGTCCAACACCCACGGGGCTACCCCGAGCAAGGGGTTGGCCACCCGGGTGGATGTGCTCGACGACTGGGATAGCGGCCCGGTCTATGTCACCACGGTCCGTACCAGCCATGACCCGCTGGGCCGGGCGGTGGAGGCAACTGACGCGCTGGAGCGTACGTCGACTACCAGCTACACCCCGGCCGGGCCGGGACCACTGGTCGAACAGACGACCACCAATCCGCTGGGGCACCAGTCCACCACCGAACTTGAGCCGGCGTGGGGCGCTCCGGTGGCGACGGTCGAACCTAACGGGCGCCGTACTGATCTGGCCTACGACCCGATGGGACGCTCGACCAGTGTGTGGCTGCCGGGACGAAACAAGGGCAGCCAGAGCCCGAACCTGCAGTTCGAGTACCTGGTCCGGGACAATGCGCCGTCGGCGGTGACCACCCAGACCATGAACCACGCCGGGGACTACGTCGTCCAGGTGATGCTGTTCGACTCGCTGCTTCGCGAGCGGCAGATCCAGGCCGAGACCGCAGACCACGGACGGCTGGTCACCGAGACCGTCTACGACACCCAGGGGCGGGTGGAGGAAGATTTCGGTCCGAACTACAACGACGATCCGCCGGACACCACGATTGTGCGGGCGCGGGAGGACGAGTCGGCGCGCCGGTTCGAATATCTCTACGACGGGGCCAGCCGTCCCACAGCCGAGATCTTCTACAACAAGCATGAGGAGCGGTGGCGCACCACCACCAGCTACGGCGGCACCAGCAGCGGGTTCATGGTTACCGTGCAGCCGCCCGATGGCGCCCCCGCGAGCGCCACTATCACCGACGCTCGCGGCCGGATTACCCAACGACGGACCTACCAGTCCAATACTCCAGGCGGAAGCTACGACGCGCTCACCTACGACTATTCGCCGGCCGGTCGGCTGGAGACGATGACCGACCAGGCGGGAAATCAGTGGACCTGGCAGCACGACCTACGCGGCAGGGAGACCGCCGCGCACGACCCGGACGCGGGCACCACCACAACCGAGTACGACGCCGCCGGGCAGGTCGTTTCGACCACCGACGCCCGGGGCCAGACCACTATCAACAGCTACGACGACCTGGGGCGGCAGGTCACCCGCCACACCGGCTCCGGCACTCTGCTGGCCGACTGGGAGTACGACACCGCGATTGGCGGCATCGGCCTACCGGCAAAGGCCACCCGTTGGCACGACGGCGAGGCCTACGTCACCGAGACCTACGCCTATAACGCGCTCGGCCTGTCGGCCTTGGAGGCCATCACCCTGCCGCAGGCCGAGGGAGAACTCGCCGGCTGGCACTGGGTTAGTCAGAACTACTACCCCAACGGGCAGTCCAGCGGGATCGGGTTCCAAAGCGCCGGCGACGTCGAAGGCGGTGGACTGGCCCGGTTCTACGACCATGTGGGTAACCCCGACCAGCTGATCTTCCACGGCGACGATAACGGCACCACTGTAATCGTCGACCAGGCTTCATACACGCCCTTTAATGAAATCCAGTCCCGTGTGCTCGGAAGCTCGGGTGGAAGGCAGGCCGGTCACGCGTTCGCCTATGAGGAGGACACCCGCCGGCTGGAACGTACTGCCTTCACCCGAGAGGCGAGCATCCCGTTCGTCGCCGATGTGCGGTACACCTATGACGACGCGGGCAACGTCCTGTCTATCGCCGACGTACCCGAAGGGCTTCCAGGCAACCACGAGCTCCAGTGCTTTGAGTATGACCACAACCGGCGGTTGATTGAGGCGTGGGCGCAGGGCGACACGGAGCAGTGCGCCAGCACCCCGAGCATGAACGTATTGGGTGGGCCGGCGCCGTACTGGCACTCCTACGATCACGACACCACCGGTAACCGCACCTCCGAAACCCTCCGGAAACCAAACACCAGCCCGGTCACCCGCACGTATAGCTATCCTCAGGCTGGGCAGTCGCAACCCCACACCCTGCAGCAAGTCACCACCAACAGCGGCGCGGGGCAGGACATCACCTACACCTACGACCAGGCCGGCAACACCACCAGCCGCGACGTCGACGGCCATGTCCAGACGCTTGAGTGGGACGCCGAAGGCCGGATCGAGTCCGTTGATGATGGTGGCGACACCATCCGTATGGTCTACGACGCCGACGGTAGCCGGCTCATCCGCGACGATGGTGACCAGGTCACCGCTTACCTGCCCCACACTGAGCTCACCTGGAACAAGACCACCGACACCCTGGACGCGACCCGGTACTTCACCCACAACGGCCAAGTGGTTGCCACCTGCACCGGAAGCGATGTAGCCGACTGGGTTTGGATGGGAGCCGATCACCACGGCACTACCACCACCCACGCGGTCAACGCCTTCACCGCCGTCGAGCAGGTCCGCCGGATGGACCCCTACGGCAACCCCCGCGGACCGGCGCCCCACGCCTGGCCAGGGCAGCAATCCTTCGTCGGCGGCATCGAAGACCCGACCGGGCTGATCCATATCGGCGCCCGCAGCTACGACCCCACCACCGGTCGTTTTCTGTCTGCCGACCCCATCATCGCGCTGGACGACGACCAGCAGATCAACGGTTACGCCTACGCCCACAACAACCCCATCACCCATACCGACCCGACAGGGCTGTTCACCAGCGTCAACGGCGTGCCGTGCATCGACGGCGACTGCTCGTATCACAACCCGGACGGCAGCGTCAAAAACCGGGACCAGTGCAAGGCAACCGGCGGCTGCGGCCGTGGCCCAGGTAGCAGCACCGCCGCCCGGGGCAGCAGCGGCAACTCAATCGGCGCCGGTGGCGGCGGCGGTTCGGGCGGGCCACCGGCAGCCGCCGCCTACGACCCGGACGTCATCCGAGCCCAAGAAATCAAAGAACAGAGCCTGCTCGATGTGATTCTGGTCGCCGGTGGCGAGATCCTGATGGAGTTCTTCGGGATCAACGACATCCTCGACTGCGTACAAAAGGGCGACATCGGCGCCTGCGCCTGGGCGCTGGTGGGTGCCCTGCCCTGGGGCAAGGTCCTCAAAGCCAAAAAGATCATCGGTTCGTTCTGGGACGCCGGCAAGGCGGTGATGCGCTGGCGCGACAACACCAGATGGGCCGACGACGTGCTACGACGCGCCGAGAAATGTTCAGTCAACAGTTTCCTGCCCGGAACCGCGGTACTGCTCGCCAACGGTCAGACCACACCGATCGAGGACGTCGAGGTCGGTGACCTCGTCCTCGCTACTGACCCTGAGACCGGCCAGACCGAGGCGAAACAGGTCATTGCCACCATCTTCGGCGACGGCGACAAGGCACTGGTGGAGGTGACGATCGACATCGTTGGCCCGACCACCACCGAGGCCACGATGACGGTGGTGGCCACCGACGGACACCCCTTCTGGGTCGCCTCCACGCAACAGTGGCTCGACGCCTCCGACCTGCAGGAAGGCCAGTGGCTGCAAACCGCCGCCGGCACCCAGGCCCAGATCACCTCCACCGAGCAGTACACCACCACCGCGGACGTGTACAACCTGACAGTCGCCGACATCCACACGTACTATGTAATAGCCGGTGATACACCCATACTCGTTCATAACTGCAATACGTGGTCAGGCTCGAACCGCCTAGCCGAAAAGCACAAGAAACACGGAACGGAGATGGGTGCTCAATCCGAGAGGGAGTACGCCGAGGGTGCCATTGATCTCACTTGCTTGTGCGATGGTGGCAGGCCAGGCGTTGTGAGGCGAACGAACTCGGTCTCAGGGAAGACCTATCACTACGATCCCCAGACGGGCGAGTTTGCCATTACCCACGGACAGCATGGCATTCTGAACTATTACAACCTAGATGGCGGGATGAAGTCCTTCAACGGCCTTCCTGGGGATTTAAATTGA
- a CDS encoding NUDIX hydrolase, with protein MSLRLAAYGVCIEEDRLLLARCASPAGTTHWTLPGGKVEHTEDPFDTVTREITEETGYEAVVERLLGVDSRVIPAAEARLGVTHQNIGIYYQVRITGGTLRPEPDGDIIESAWTAIPDVARLSRSSLVDVGLTLAQTRPATGHIAAVPVGGLIHH; from the coding sequence ATGAGTCTGCGGCTGGCGGCGTACGGGGTCTGCATCGAGGAAGACCGACTCCTGCTAGCCCGCTGCGCATCACCGGCCGGCACCACGCACTGGACCCTCCCCGGCGGCAAGGTGGAACACACCGAGGATCCGTTCGACACGGTCACCCGGGAGATCACCGAAGAGACCGGCTACGAGGCGGTGGTCGAACGCCTGCTGGGCGTCGATTCCCGGGTGATACCCGCCGCCGAGGCACGGTTGGGGGTCACGCACCAGAACATCGGCATCTACTACCAGGTCCGGATCACCGGCGGCACCCTCCGCCCCGAACCGGACGGCGACATCATCGAGTCGGCCTGGACCGCCATCCCGGACGTCGCCCGCCTCAGCCGATCCTCGCTGGTCGATGTTGGTCTCACCCTCGCGCAGACCCGGCCGGCGACAGGCCACATCGCCGCCGTCCCGGTCGGCGGCCTCATCCACCACTGA
- a CDS encoding polymorphic toxin-type HINT domain-containing protein — MTIDIVGPTITEATMTVVATDGHPFWVTSTQQWLDASELQEGQWLQTAAGTQAQITSTEQYTTTADVYNLTVADIHTYYVTAGNTPVLVHNANEGCLVTQTLGAGPYAKEGVGLVNGNIKDPGVIKLVNEAGNKHGCHTCGATAPGTSSGSWVRDHQPPTSLAGRGPQTAYPQCMDCMRQQGGMVRQLGEENYHFHR, encoded by the coding sequence GTGACGATCGACATCGTCGGTCCGACCATCACCGAGGCCACGATGACGGTGGTGGCCACCGATGGGCACCCCTTCTGGGTCACCTCCACTCAGCAGTGGCTCGACGCCTCCGAGCTGCAGGAAGGCCAGTGGCTGCAGACCGCCGCCGGCACCCAGGCCCAGATCACCTCCACCGAGCAGTACACCACCACCGCGGACGTGTACAACCTGACCGTCGCCGACATCCACACGTACTATGTAACAGCCGGCAACACTCCCGTCCTGGTTCACAACGCCAATGAAGGCTGCCTGGTCACCCAGACGCTCGGCGCAGGCCCGTATGCTAAGGAGGGTGTTGGGCTTGTGAATGGCAACATAAAGGATCCTGGAGTAATAAAGCTCGTAAACGAGGCTGGCAACAAGCACGGTTGTCATACCTGTGGCGCGACGGCGCCTGGGACCAGCAGCGGTTCGTGGGTTCGGGATCATCAGCCGCCAACATCCCTAGCTGGGCGAGGTCCGCAAACCGCGTACCCTCAATGCATGGACTGCATGAGGCAGCAAGGTGGAATGGTCCGGCAGTTGGGAGAGGAGAATTATCATTTTCACCGATAA
- a CDS encoding DUF4265 domain-containing protein: protein MSVAKYIVHESPVGRASSNYLVMVDLEAYGFAGTLEQIWLRPLDSKAYEVSCIPFRVYGLALNDVVELDADGKKVVGVVRRSGHRVFRVLLTPLLSVSKLDEVRNSVTGAIIDDALKAEWSGDRHVAVDVPPNGWDKGPRFRGTGGPHSGIEPPIYYPRGGGRGIPAEGENLPRGY from the coding sequence GTGTCCGTCGCGAAGTATATTGTCCATGAATCTCCCGTAGGACGCGCCAGCTCGAACTATCTTGTGATGGTGGATCTTGAGGCCTATGGCTTTGCGGGCACCCTGGAACAGATTTGGTTGAGGCCGCTTGATAGCAAGGCCTACGAAGTCTCGTGTATTCCATTCCGGGTATACGGGCTAGCGCTCAACGATGTGGTGGAACTCGATGCTGATGGGAAGAAGGTAGTCGGAGTGGTCAGGCGCTCCGGACATCGCGTCTTCCGCGTTCTTTTGACGCCTTTGCTATCTGTATCAAAGTTGGACGAGGTGCGGAATTCTGTTACCGGTGCCATCATTGACGATGCCCTGAAAGCTGAGTGGAGCGGGGATCGGCATGTTGCTGTTGACGTGCCGCCTAACGGCTGGGATAAGGGTCCGAGGTTCCGAGGTACTGGAGGACCTCACTCGGGAATTGAGCCTCCAATCTACTACCCTAGAGGTGGCGGGCGCGGGATTCCGGCCGAGGGAGAAAACCTCCCTCGAGGTTACTAG
- a CDS encoding ISAs1 family transposase, producing MSSSLIDAVRPHLPTDLDTPDCLDADVQRDLLYALAEVPDPRQRRGVRYRLASLLAVAVCAVLAGASTFAAIADWAADLDPPARRRLGLLGRIPAGSTVWRFLVRVDATVLQAVLTGWLRRRMPTRPAEPGRRARAVIAVDGKLLRGARLPAGRQVHLLAAYEVATGIVLAQVAVEAKSNENPAFAPLLDQVQARLGSLAGTIIVADALHAQVGHAHTVAAHGGYLMVTVKANRPTLLEQLRTLPWAQVPVGHRTRSRAHGRRETRTVKAVTVATPDGLQFPHAAQAVRITRTRTLGGKTTRQTAYLVVSLPAADAQPADLADWSRRAWHIENRLHWVRDVTFGEDAHQARTGNGPAVAAVLRNTAIGFHRSNGEPNIARATRRASRRPHDLIDAVTSRTRTQ from the coding sequence ATGTCATCTTCGCTGATCGACGCTGTCCGCCCCCACCTGCCCACTGACCTGGACACTCCCGATTGTCTCGACGCCGACGTGCAACGGGACCTGCTGTACGCCCTGGCCGAGGTTCCCGACCCACGGCAGCGCCGCGGGGTTCGCTACCGGCTGGCCAGCCTGCTGGCGGTGGCAGTCTGTGCGGTGCTGGCCGGAGCGTCCACGTTCGCCGCGATCGCGGACTGGGCTGCTGATCTGGATCCACCGGCCAGGCGCCGGTTGGGGTTGCTGGGGCGGATACCGGCCGGTAGTACGGTGTGGCGCTTCCTGGTCCGGGTGGATGCGACAGTGTTGCAGGCGGTACTGACCGGCTGGCTACGCCGCCGCATGCCGACTCGGCCTGCCGAACCAGGTCGCAGAGCTCGGGCGGTGATCGCGGTCGACGGCAAACTGCTACGCGGTGCCCGGCTACCCGCCGGTCGGCAGGTGCACCTGCTGGCGGCCTACGAGGTCGCCACCGGCATCGTGCTGGCCCAGGTCGCCGTCGAGGCGAAGTCGAACGAGAATCCGGCGTTCGCTCCGTTGCTGGATCAGGTGCAGGCACGGCTGGGCTCGCTTGCCGGCACGATCATCGTTGCCGACGCGCTGCACGCCCAGGTGGGCCACGCCCACACGGTGGCCGCCCACGGTGGGTATCTGATGGTCACGGTGAAGGCCAACCGGCCCACACTGCTGGAGCAACTACGTACGCTGCCGTGGGCGCAGGTGCCGGTCGGGCACCGCACCCGCAGCCGCGCTCACGGCCGCCGCGAGACCCGCACCGTCAAGGCGGTCACCGTGGCCACGCCGGATGGGTTGCAGTTCCCGCATGCGGCCCAGGCGGTGCGGATCACCCGCACACGCACCCTCGGCGGCAAGACGACTCGCCAGACGGCCTACCTGGTGGTCAGCCTGCCCGCCGCAGACGCCCAGCCAGCTGACCTTGCCGACTGGTCCCGCCGCGCCTGGCACATCGAAAACCGTCTTCATTGGGTGAGGGACGTGACCTTCGGCGAGGATGCTCACCAGGCACGTACCGGCAACGGCCCCGCCGTGGCTGCGGTGCTACGCAACACCGCCATCGGCTTCCACCGCAGCAACGGCGAGCCCAACATCGCCCGCGCCACCAGACGAGCCAGCCGACGTCCCCACGACCTCATCGACGCCGTGACCAGCAGAACGAGAACGCAATAG
- a CDS encoding transposase, whose protein sequence is MQQLDARHRAHARVEDQVRTTKDTGPGHLPSKSWQINTGWCHAVTIAADLLAWFKLLALTGELAHAEPKTLRYRLLAVPARLTRGQRRRWLRLPRHWPWAEALATAIDKIRQLPLPTPQPG, encoded by the coding sequence CTGCAACAGCTCGACGCCCGTCACCGTGCCCACGCCCGCGTCGAGGACCAGGTCCGCACCACCAAAGACACCGGCCCGGGCCACCTGCCCTCCAAGTCCTGGCAGATCAACACCGGCTGGTGCCACGCCGTGACGATCGCCGCCGACCTGCTGGCCTGGTTCAAACTCCTGGCCTTGACCGGCGAACTGGCCCACGCCGAACCGAAGACGCTGCGCTACCGGCTGCTCGCCGTCCCGGCCAGACTCACCCGCGGACAGCGGCGCAGGTGGCTACGCCTGCCCCGCCACTGGCCCTGGGCCGAGGCGCTCGCCACCGCCATAGACAAAATCCGCCAGCTGCCGCTACCCACCCCGCAGCCCGGCTGA